The Methanomassiliicoccus luminyensis B10 sequence TCATCCCCAAGCAGGACGCCATCATCACCATCGGGGACAAGGTCTATATCGGCAAGGAGCCCAACCTCCGCGACAAGATCATACATGTCAAGAGGCGCGTCGGGTACGAGGAGCTGACCGCCGCCGCCCAGGCCGAACTGCCGTTCATCGTACAGGACATTGTGAGGTCGCAGGAGGCCCGCTTCGTCAAGTTCTTCAACGAGGCCCAGGCCATCACCACCCGCTTCCACATGCTCGAGCTCATCCCCGGGCTGGGGAAGAAGACCATGTGGGCCATCATCGAGGAGCGGAAGAAAGGGGCGTTCACCAGCTACGAGGACATCACCAAGAGGGTCCCCGCTCTGAAGCACCCCGACAAGCTCATTGCCAAGAGGATCGAGGACGAGTTCTCCGACCCCACGCAGAAGTACCGCATCTTCGTGTCGAGATGATATAGAACTCAGGGACAGAACGAGATTCGTTCATTTTCCACATGGCGTGAGATTTTTCCTTTTGCTCGGCATAAGGGAAAGCACGTGAGGATGTCTGCCTCTGTCGACAGAGATCAGGCCTTCCCCTTCCAAATGAGCGACATATCTCTCTAGCTCATCTTCAGAGATACCAGTCCCTTGTTCAATCGCACCTATATATGCAGTGCTGTCACGAACCTTGTTTAAAACGATGGCCGCTCCGACCTTCATCTCCGCGATATCTTCCAATTCTTGGATCCATGGTACTCTGAAGCCGTACCGCTCCGTCAATTCCTTCATCCTTTCGAGTAAGAACCCTTCCCAGATGCGAGCATACGGCGGATCATCCAGCAGATTCTGGTTCGCACATTCTTCGAACAGTATGGTCTTTTTTAAGCCCTTCCGGTAGAGGATCGCCATCTCATCTATGTCCCTTGAGCGATCGGTCACGCTTTTCAGCAAAAATATGTCCTCCCTGGAGAGAAGGTAGAGATCGATATTGCCCATTTTCTCAAAAAGCTCCGCTCGGTCTCTCATCCCGTCCGAGAATCGGAGCCCATTACATATTTTGCCGACGAATATGTCAGCATTGCTGACGACGGTCTCCTTTTGAGTGATTTTAACTTCAGGAACCGGGCGTAGGTTCACATTCATGCCTAGGCTGCTGAAGGCTAAAGTGATCTCAGCAGCTTGAGACTGGCTCGGGAGAATCAGGTCTACGTCCTTTGTGGTGCGCTTTTCGTTCCTGATGGCATCGCACCGCCTCCGATCATATACACTGATAAGTTGGTGGAGCATAGCCTTCCCGCCTTCCTGAACAGTTCCAGGACGTGAGCCCTCTCGAGAGCGGAGGGACCATCATGCCACCCCATACTGCATGAACAGTGATTCAACGTCAGCCTGACTGGGAAATGTGGGGTCGTCGATATCTTTGCCCTCGAAAAAATCAACGATCTGCAGGGCTCTTTTCTTCAGGCCTACACACTCGGCTTCGCGGAGCAGCAATTCCTTCTTTATGCCTTTTTTCTTCAAGAGCAACATCGCATCACCAATGGCACGAGGGCTGGTCGGATCGACCAACATCGCGTGCAACGCGATGTCTACTGCATCCAACTTTTTAGCTCCATTTTTAGCTCCATATGTAAAATAGTAGTATTCTTTCGGCGTGAAGAAATCGATCCCATACGCTGCCATAGCCGAGATGCCTGTCACCATCACTCCAGAGGGATCGTTGAGCTCTGTCGCAGAGAAGAGGAAATGCAGGCCATCATCCCAGAGCAATATGCCGTCTTTGGATTTTTGCCGCACCATCATGGAGGCGTAACCTGCCGAGAAATCACTCAACAGGGCATTCATTGACCTAGCCGACGGGGAGAGCAATGTCTCATTTCCATGTTTGTCGACCAGGCCATAATATTGCAGCTGAAGTATCAGCCGACGGACGGAAGATGGCTTGAGCCCAGTCTCCTCTGCTATCTTCTTTTCAGTCTTGCCATGATGAGTGATGGAAAGAAGAATGAGAAATTTTGAACCGACGATGGAATCGATCGGATGTTCATCCTCGATCAGGAACCGCCTCAGCGCAGAAGCATGTAAATCGCCCCCAGGTTTGAACCTTCGGGGCTTGCCTGCCGTGATGTTAACGATGCCCTTGTCCGCCAACTCACCCAGGAGATTATAGAC is a genomic window containing:
- a CDS encoding helix-turn-helix domain-containing protein; translation: MRSFTSNELRVFRSICQGDDTVKKISKSTGLSLKPVYNLLGELADKGIVNITAGKPRRFKPGGDLHASALRRFLIEDEHPIDSIVGSKFLILLSITHHGKTEKKIAEETGLKPSSVRRLILQLQYYGLVDKHGNETLLSPSARSMNALLSDFSAGYASMMVRQKSKDGILLWDDGLHFLFSATELNDPSGVMVTGISAMAAYGIDFFTPKEYYYFTYGAKNGAKKLDAVDIALHAMLVDPTSPRAIGDAMLLLKKKGIKKELLLREAECVGLKKRALQIVDFFEGKDIDDPTFPSQADVESLFMQYGVA
- a CDS encoding DUF655 domain-containing protein, producing MEDYALILDYLPQGLSTDKSFKREPLAYAIGESEFKLFELIPKQDAIITIGDKVYIGKEPNLRDKIIHVKRRVGYEELTAAAQAELPFIVQDIVRSQEARFVKFFNEAQAITTRFHMLELIPGLGKKTMWAIIEERKKGAFTSYEDITKRVPALKHPDKLIAKRIEDEFSDPTQKYRIFVSR